Part of the Tribolium castaneum strain GA2 chromosome 4, icTriCast1.1, whole genome shotgun sequence genome is shown below.
caaacattttttaataattgtttccCTACCGTTTGAACTTCCAAAGCATCTTGTAGTCTCAATCTCCTGATACTGGCTAGATCCCTAATACTTGCGAATTTCTGTTGCAATTCCTTCGCTTTCTGACTGATAAGCGGGGCTGAAACATGCCCCGATCTCGCGAGAGAATTTGCACGACCTACAAGCGATCCAATAATTGGTTCTCTTGATGATAATTCAGCTTCAAGCGCTTGGTGTTTCTTGTGTAAGCTTTGTACGGCTGTCAAACTTGCTCCCAAGTCTCTGGAGGCGGCAAGTGGCTCCCTATCGGCCAACCATTGTAATTCGTCTTCAACATCTCGAGTGAATTGTTGCAACATCATCGACCCCTCTAACAAATCTCTCTTCTGTTGAACGGGCTCTTTGAGTTGATGGAATCGAGTAATAGCGTCCTGAGCCCTCTGTTGAATCTCTTCACTCAtgaaatgattatttttaacgaacTGATCAGCCGCATCGTTGATCGTTTCACAATTATCAGTGTGTTGCTGAATGTCGTTTTCAAGAATTGTGTGTTTCTTGAGTAGGTTGTTAACAGTTGCCAAATCTTTGCCGACATCTGTGGATGTTAGTTGGGCTTCGACTTCGAGCAACCAAGCTTCGAATTCATCGAGAGATCGGTTGAAAAGTAACGCTTGATAAGCTTCGTTCAGTCGGTCACGTTTCAGGTGTGACTGTTCAATTAATTCCTTCCACCGATTTTCCAATTCCTCAATTCGGTCGGCAATGTCTTTGCTAGCGTAGTGTTTATTTTCGATCAAGTCTCGCCCTTCTTCAATTACGTTGGTGACGCGTTCATGGTTTGCAAAAACTTCGGCTTCGAAAGTGACATGTTTTTGGATTTTGTTTTGCAAGTTGTAAGGTTCGCGATAATTTTCGTCGGTTGCGATTTGAAGCTTGTGGTTCAACCAAACCTCAACGTCGTATTCGTTTTTGAGGAATTTTTGTAATGCTTTTGATTCGTGTAGGATTTTCTTGCGCTCTGCTGCTTTGCCCAAAAGTCGGTTTTTGCGAGCCATTATCTCGTTTAATTTTGTTGCGACTTCGCTGTTTGCGTAAGTTGGGTCAGTTGGTGTTTTACCTCCTACTTTTTTACGCGACAATTCATCGATACGTGACAGTGGTTGCGTTAACATTGTTTCAAAAACTTCGTGTTTTCTGATGAGAGCTTCAACTGCGCGAGGTGTATCCCCCACGTCGTCGTTATTCAAGAAAGCTTCCTTATCGGCTAACCAATTGTTTAACTGGTTGGCTTGTTCTTTGAAATCTTGGAGGTCGTATTCGTACGTTAGTGCGTCTTTGTGTTGCTCCCAAGCTTGCTGAATGTAACTCTGAAGCTCCTTCAATTTGTTCACTCCTagacacaaataaattaaacggtGCGGACCGCAGACTAAACCTAAACTTACCGTCAATTATATCAGAATCGTCGCTTTCGGAAAAACTGCGCCCGAAATTGATCAGTTTCGCAAAAACCTCGTTACGTCCATTGATTTCGGCTTTAAGTTCATCATGTAAGCCTAAAAGTGTCTCAGCCTCGTTGACACTACTTGGCGGTTGGTGTGCTTCCATTCGTTTAGTCGTGTCACTAACCCACTGTTCCAAATCCTTAACATCTGATAAGAATTTTTGCCTGGCATGCGATCCTTTAAGATTATTTCTGCGACGTTCTCTCGCTGCGATCAGCTTCTCCCATTCGTTCTGCAACTCTTCCATTTTACCCTGGAGGTGTTGGACAGCGTGCGGGTATTTATCACTCAATAAAACAGCATCTTTTCCATGATCctgcaatttattttcaacggCGGTCATTTCACTCTCTAGTGCTTCCTGTTTTCGCGAAAGCAGCTCAACGGCGGGTAAACTGCGACCGACGTCGTCAGTTTCCATCGCGAGCAGTTTTTCATTAATTCTCTCAGCCGTATCAGCGACATCGCGATCAAACAAGTGAACTTCGGAAGCTGCAGCTAATTTATTGCGATATTTGGCCAAAGCGCCTTGCAAATCCTGCCATTTCTTGATGAAATTGTCGCGTCTTTGTTGCACTCCGGGGTGCCCTTGCTTTGCCAGTTTGTTAGCCAGGGAATTGATGGTTTTGATCCGGGTATCGTCGATCCGCATATCGCTATCCACATCGTCGAGTTTTCTCTGCAACGCTTGGCAATGTTCGTAGTCTTTCCCCACGTCGCCGGCTTGAATCATCACTTCTTTGTCCCTGATCCATGACTCGATCTTGTCCAGTTGATTGTTGAATTCTAAAATATCCTGCGCCTCTTCCAGACCTTTACCACGCGAGTCCACCTCGCGCAAAAGTTGCCTCCAAGCATCGTCCAAATTCCTCAATTGCACTTCAATGTCTTTCGAAGCTTTGTGTTTCTTTGCTAAAAGAGTCTCTCCCTTAGACTTAACTTCCTTGATTTTGCCCTCATTGGCTGCGATTTCGGCTTGGAACGCTTGGTGTTTCTGTAGTTCTTTGATTTTGTCGTCCAGATTGGTCACTTCGCCGGTCTTTACTTGCTTTTCCAACTTCTTTTGTTTCTCGGCTATCCATATCTGGGCCTCGCCCACGTCTCTATTGAATTCCGCATACAACAGAGCATCGGCGAGGAGTTGTTTCTTGCGATCGCTCAATTGGTGGACTTGTTGCCGCCTGGCTCCGACTTCTTGCAAACGTTTAGCGATGTTTTTGCTGTCGAAATGCTGTTGGCCGATTAATTTTTGGCCGGTCTTAACAAGAGTGTCGAACTTTTCGTCCTGATGGACgattagtttttcaaattcttcGTGTTTCTTGACTTGATTGGCGACTTCGTCGACAGTTTCGCCAAAATCTAGGTTACTCAAAGTGGCTTCTTGTGCATTGGTGGCGTCTTCGATCAGTTTTGCCTCTCTTAGTAGCATATGCAAGTCGCACAATTGGTCCAAGTGTATTTTCTTTATCTGCCAGTCGGCGTGAAGTCTTTCTCGCTCCTGAAGCAAGTTTTTGTATCTTTCGCCGGCTTCATTTGCTGCATAGTGcccggtttgttccatcgctGTTAAATTTTCGGCAACGTCTTTAAAATCGGCTTCCCTCGCTTCAATCTCATTCTTCAAACCTTCGTGTTCGTTACGTAGAAACTGTGCTCTCGCGATACTCCTCACGTTTTCCTCAGCTTGCATGTCTAGTCTTAACGCAGTCGCCCAATTTGTCAAATTTCTGACTTGGGTTAGGAATTTTTGCAAATCCACACTAGCCTGGAGCTGGTCGTGTCTCAATTCTGCTCGTTCTTTCAAGTAATCCCAAGCATCGATCACTACTTCTTGTTGAAGTTGAATGCTAGATTGATTACTTGGGtagattttttgtaattttgatcCATCTTCAACCAGGACTTGTAATTGAGCCTCAAGTGCCACCAATTCGTTTTCGAAAGCTTCGTGTTTTCTAAGTAGTGTTAAGGCGGAGTTTAGGTCGCGTCCTAGGTCGGTGCCTAAAGCAGCGCTCTTTTCTTGGATTCGTTGCATGGCATCGGCCACATCGCGATGGAAACGGTGGATTTCACCGGCTGCAAGAAGCCGCTGCTCGCGGTTCTGCATCTGGTCGTGCAGTTTTTGCCACGATTGCCTAAGAAAAAAAGACATTATTCtctctcttatttttttactagaattaaagGTGAATTGAAAAGATACAGTCACAAAACATATTAGtgttagtaaaaaatacattaccGTACAACGTCATGCCTCTGCCTAACTTCCTCGACTGCGTCTGATTGTGTTAGGGTTCTAAAACAGTTAGTTCAACACCAATAAAGTTACACCACAACCAGGAAACAAAGTGTCATTAAATTAAAGTgcaagtaaaaataaacaccAAACTTACTCGAGTTGAAGTTGCTTTTTCTGTATATCTGAAATATACGAGCTTTCATTGGCGATTAACTTCTGGGCCAAGTCTTCGCACTGGCGGAATCGCTCGGCTCCTGCTTCAATTCGGTGTTTCAAATCGTCAAATTTGGCTTGAAggatctataaaaaaattttaataccacttgcaaccaaaaaaaataatttaccagAAGGTGCTCGTAATCTTGTCCATAATCCTCCGAAGACGCTTGTTGTAAGTTTTCGGCAATCCACCGATCCAATTCCTCCGACTCCAGAAAGTATTCATGACGAAACAGTGACTCCATAAGGTGGTGTTGTCTTAAAACAGCTTTCCTTTGCAAAGAGCGAACTAAATGTTCCAAACTGGACTGTCTTTCGGCAATTAATTTCGAATCTGGGTGCTTATTTTGTATCAAATTTTGGGCACCACGTCCCATCTCGACTATAATGTTGTTGTAAGTGTCCAATTCTAATTCGAGTGCCTTGTGTTTGGTCAGCAATTTCGTAGCTGAATCCCTATCTCTACCATAGTCAGTACTGGCCAAAATATCAGCTTTTTCGTTCAGCCACGACTCAACTTCGTTCGCTTCAAAGAAGAATTGTTGAGCTTTCAACGACAATTCCAGTTTTTGTGCACGTTCGCTcgctttttcatttaattcgTCCCACGCGTCTTGGAGCACTCCACACAAGTCTTTGATTTTGGCACTTTCTGGATGTTTCAAATCAACTAGGGTTTGTCCAGCTTGCAAGGTTTTATCAATGGCGGGTTGATGACCAACAATTTCAGCTTcgagttttttgtgttttttgaagaGATTCTGGGCTTGGTGTAGATTTTGGCCCAGAGTGGCCGACGATGCGAGAGGGAGGTGCTCTTTGATCCATTGCAACTCAGCGTCGAGTTCAAAATGGAAATTGTAGAATTTCAAAGCCTCTTCTAGGACATCTCGTCGTTTTCTGGCCGGTTCTTCTAGTTGTTTGAGGCGTTTTTGGCCGTCGAGGGCTTTTTGGCGGATTGCGTCGGCATCAAAGTGCCCATCATGCATCATATCGTTACTTTTATTCACTAATTCGTCGACTCTGGCCGCACATTGTCCAAGTTCAGTCTCGAGCACGTCTTGGCGTTTTAATAAATCGCGACAAGATCTCAAATCGGTTCCAACGTTAGTGCTACACAAATTCTCGTTGATTTCATCCAATTTGGTCTGAATATCGTCAATTGAAGTGTTATAGTCGTGTTGGACAACGGCTTGTCTCAGCCTTCTCCCCTTTTCAAGGGAAAGTCCGACGAGTTGTTGCCACTCATCGTTCAGTTCTTTCAAAGTTTTCGCCACGTCGTCCTTCCTGTAACTGTCTTGAGCAATCAAAGCTTGGCCTAATTTGTTCACTGTGCGAAGCTGTCCTTCGTTAGCTCTCAATTCTCGTTCAAAAGCTTCGTGTTTTTGTAACTTTCGCTCCAGGTTAGTTAGGTCTCGGTAACTTTCATCAGATGCAGTTTTAAGTTTCTCATTCAACCAGCTACGCAAATCGTGCACTTCGGCACAAAACTCTTGATAATTTTTCGACGCGTCCAGAACGTTTGTTCTCTGTTGGCACAAATCTTTAACAGCTTGGCGCCGTTGCAGGACTTCGTTTCTTTTATCGTCGATTCCTTTGCTTTCATAATGGTCATCAGCGATTAACGCGTCGGCTTTTTTGCTGAAGAGATTGACGCGGTCGTCTTGTGCGAATAAAGTGTTAGCGAAAGCTTTGTGCTGCTTTTGCAAGGCTTCCACTTCATCAAGGGAATTCCCTAAATcggaaaattccaaaaatgcTTGATGGGCCGAAGTTGCAGCGTCGATATTATCGGCTTCTCTGTTGAATAGTTGTAATTGGTGGCACTGGTCTAACCAACGCTGTTTTTCCTTCCAACCGCGACCTATGGCCGCTTGTTCCGCAGTCAGTCTTTCGATACGTTCCGCAACTTCGGGAAGTTCGGGATTAGATTTTAGAAGCTTTTTACCCAAATCGGTCAACTCGTAGAATTCGTCATTCTTAGCTTTAATTTCCTCCCCCAAGTCCTTATGATTTTTGAGTAATGCTTCAGCAGTCTGCACGTCTCTAACCATGTTATCAGCATTCAACTGATCTTTAACATCGGCGACCCACCGCAAAAGATCTTTACACGAATTGGTAAATATTTGCTCACCAACGGCATTCTCAAGCCTGGCTCTACGTTCACTAGCTTTGTCTTTGACCTGTCGCCACAAACCTTCGATTTCGTCTTGTCTTCGCGCAACGTTTTGTCGCTCATTAGGATACGCTGATTTGACCGAATTTGCCAAATGCATTACTTTGGTCACTTTTTCCTCAACAGGGGCGAGCTCACGTTCGAGATTATCATGTCTACGTTGTAAAGCTTGAACGGTTTTTAAGTCGTGAGCCGAAACGTGGGTATCAAGCTGAGTCATTTTCTCCAACATCCAGTCCCTAGCTTCGTCACAAGTTTTCTGGAAAAGCTCAACACTACTTGCTCCTTCGAGACTTTTCTCTTTTCGGGCTTTGAGCAAGTTGAGACGCTGCCAAGCGCCTTGGACTTGGCGGTGGCGCGATTTGATTTTGTCAATTTGCGAATGTTTCTGTTTCTCGAATTCTTTAACATCGTCGTTTAGTTCGTCCATGCGTTTGTTGTTGGCGGACAAATCAGTCACAAATTTCTCGTATTTGCGTTTTGCTTGCTCGATACTGTCATTGGGATCGTCAACAGCgagcaatttttctttatctttAATCCATTTCTCAAAATCGTCACATTCTTTATAAAATCGGAACAGCTTCACGGCGTCTTCCAAGAGAGCATGTCTTTTTGCTGCAACATCCAGGAGGTGTTGATACGTATCGTTGATTTTCTTCTGTCTTTTCGGGACACTATCATTGTCGTCAACTTTCCTTTTCACAGGTTTGCGTTGCCTGAAAACCTTGACTGGGACTTTCTGATTCACCATTTTCGTCTTTTTAACTTTCTGCATAACTTTAACAGTTTCAGGTTTACGGTATTGCATTTGTAACAACCTGGGTTCGATCTCCGTTACGTATTTAGCGGGGGCGAAACCGTCAGTACCGTCCGCTTTACGTACACACCACCAATCCGGGTTGCTCTTATTTAACAAATACATCACTTCGCCTTTAACCATGTTAAGGCCATGGTCATTAAATGGGTACAATGCTTTGACTTGAGGCACCTTTTTCTCTTCGACGACCATTTTGTACTCGACTTTTTCCACGGGTTCTTCAACCCAAACTTCAGTCGGAATCATCCTATTTTCGTACACTATTTCTTCAACCGGCTCAGCTACTTCAACTTCGGCAGTTAAATCGAGATTGGAAATGCCTGACGCAATCAAACGGTCAGCTTGCGTATTCAAACTTAAAATATCCCCT
Proteins encoded:
- the kst gene encoding spectrin alpha chain, non-erythrocytic 1 isoform X5, whose product is MTQRDEVQKFEQGRIRVLQEERLYIQKKTFTKWMNSFLQKVRMEVDDLFVDLADGKKLLKLLEIISGEKLAKPNNGKMRVHKIENVNKSLAFLHTKVRLESIGAEDIVDGNPRLILGLIWTIILRFQIQEIEIDVDEENESSEKKSAKDALLLWAQRKTQGYKGVDIRDFSTSWRTGLGFNALIHAHRPDLFTYDDLVHNRNIDNLNHAFDVANNELGIPRLLDAEDIDNSRPDEKSIMTYVASYYHTFARMKNEEKSGRRIAKIIKQMVDADKMKVNYDELTTDLLNWIKIKIVELEDRNFPNSLEGIQTLFLAFARYRTKEKPPKYIERSEIEALFFNINTQLKELRQPAFIPPDGKLVQDIERAWETLERAEHNREVALRNELLRQERLEQLYCKFERKSVLREGYVKEMIQVLSDPRYGSNRDQVDATVKKHEAISADILARQERVNDLTQMCNELVREKYRNSDRVVKREAEILNQWKQLLDLLEKHKLKLNRMVNIKSLEMEIDTTLNSMQQLKADLSTTDTGIHLMAVEELLHKHALQELQVSSLGETERRLNRLAESTLAQNPQEEKLKKKIQELSATYKDLQDASDKRKGLLEEARNFYQFLQDQEDEEAWLIEKQRICQAGITAKDLRGVLSLQQKHKVLMDEIKARRNKFDQLGATGRQLIAEKHPRSNEIQQHMDRNKQAWSDLEKLVNDRTKQLQDAAETYQFYADANEADSWLNEKTSILNSSDYGSDEPSAQALLQRHKDLEGELNAYKGDILSLNTQADRLIASGISNLDLTAEVEVAEPVEEIVYENRMIPTEVWVEEPVEKVEYKMVVEEKKVPQVKALYPFNDHGLNMVKGEVMYLLNKSNPDWWCVRKADGTDGFAPAKYVTEIEPRLLQMQYRKPETVKVMQKVKKTKMVNQKVPVKVFRQRKPVKRKVDDNDSVPKRQKKINDTYQHLLDVAAKRHALLEDAVKLFRFYKECDDFEKWIKDKEKLLAVDDPNDSIEQAKRKYEKFVTDLSANNKRMDELNDDVKEFEKQKHSQIDKIKSRHRQVQGAWQRLNLLKARKEKSLEGASSVELFQKTCDEARDWMLEKMTQLDTHVSAHDLKTVQALQRRHDNLERELAPVEEKVTKVMHLANSVKSAYPNERQNVARRQDEIEGLWRQVKDKASERRARLENAVGEQIFTNSCKDLLRWVADVKDQLNADNMVRDVQTAEALLKNHKDLGEEIKAKNDEFYELTDLGKKLLKSNPELPEVAERIERLTAEQAAIGRGWKEKQRWLDQCHQLQLFNREADNIDAATSAHQAFLEFSDLGNSLDEVEALQKQHKAFANTLFAQDDRVNLFSKKADALIADDHYESKGIDDKRNEVLQRRQAVKDLCQQRTNVLDASKNYQEFCAEVHDLRSWLNEKLKTASDESYRDLTNLERKLQKHEAFERELRANEGQLRTVNKLGQALIAQDSYRKDDVAKTLKELNDEWQQLVGLSLEKGRRLRQAVVQHDYNTSIDDIQTKLDEINENLCSTNVGTDLRSCRDLLKRQDVLETELGQCAARVDELVNKSNDMMHDGHFDADAIRQKALDGQKRLKQLEEPARKRRDVLEEALKFYNFHFELDAELQWIKEHLPLASSATLGQNLHQAQNLFKKHKKLEAEIVGHQPAIDKTLQAGQTLVDLKHPESAKIKDLCGVLQDAWDELNEKASERAQKLELSLKAQQFFFEANEVESWLNEKADILASTDYGRDRDSATKLLTKHKALELELDTYNNIIVEMGRGAQNLIQNKHPDSKLIAERQSSLEHLVRSLQRKAVLRQHHLMESLFRHEYFLESEELDRWIAENLQQASSEDYGQDYEHLLILQAKFDDLKHRIEAGAERFRQCEDLAQKLIANESSYISDIQKKQLQLETLTQSDAVEEVRQRHDVVRQSWQKLHDQMQNREQRLLAAGEIHRFHRDVADAMQRIQEKSAALGTDLGRDLNSALTLLRKHEAFENELVALEAQLQVLVEDGSKLQKIYPSNQSSIQLQQEVVIDAWDYLKERAELRHDQLQASVDLQKFLTQVRNLTNWATALRLDMQAEENVRSIARAQFLRNEHEGLKNEIEAREADFKDVAENLTAMEQTGHYAANEAGERYKNLLQERERLHADWQIKKIHLDQLCDLHMLLREAKLIEDATNAQEATLSNLDFGETVDEVANQVKKHEEFEKLIVHQDEKFDTLVKTGQKLIGQQHFDSKNIAKRLQEVGARRQQVHQLSDRKKQLLADALLYAEFNRDVGEAQIWIAEKQKKLEKQVKTGEVTNLDDKIKELQKHQAFQAEIAANEGKIKEVKSKGETLLAKKHKASKDIEVQLRNLDDAWRQLLREVDSRGKGLEEAQDILEFNNQLDKIESWIRDKEVMIQAGDVGKDYEHCQALQRKLDDVDSDMRIDDTRIKTINSLANKLAKQGHPGVQQRRDNFIKKWQDLQGALAKYRNKLAAASEVHLFDRDVADTAERINEKLLAMETDDVGRSLPAVELLSRKQEALESEMTAVENKLQDHGKDAVLLSDKYPHAVQHLQGKMEELQNEWEKLIAARERRRNNLKGSHARQKFLSDVKDLEQWVSDTTKRMEAHQPPSSVNEAETLLGLHDELKAEINGRNEVFAKLINFGRSFSESDDSDIIDGVNKLKELQSYIQQAWEQHKDALTYEYDLQDFKEQANQLNNWLADKEAFLNNDDVGDTPRAVEALIRKHEVFETMLTQPLSRIDELSRKKVGGKTPTDPTYANSEVATKLNEIMARKNRLLGKAAERKKILHESKALQKFLKNEYDVEVWLNHKLQIATDENYREPYNLQNKIQKHVTFEAEVFANHERVTNVIEEGRDLIENKHYASKDIADRIEELENRWKELIEQSHLKRDRLNEAYQALLFNRSLDEFEAWLLEVEAQLTSTDVGKDLATVNNLLKKHTILENDIQQHTDNCETINDAADQFVKNNHFMSEEIQQRAQDAITRFHQLKEPVQQKRDLLEGSMMLQQFTRDVEDELQWLADREPLAASRDLGASLTAVQSLHKKHQALEAELSSREPIIGSLVGRANSLARSGHVSAPLISQKAKELQQKFASIRDLASIRRLRLQDALEVQTYYEEATEAEAWMRDKRPSLVTREVGKDEDSAESLKRKLEATELEIKAFEVTIKKLKQSADELIERQHYDAVNIEKRKNQLDEQFNELRKLVSEREVRLDEALRYFTFVRECLDVQEWMKDQILKTDSEEYGNDVEHVELLIQAFDTFHASLMNSEPRIQSCIQNGNILIEAKSSHSPEVQQKVADIRDQWDDLLELANARKDALAGAKRVHVFDRTAEEIISWIQEKKADLSYDTFGQDLESIQDLLRKHQALENEMKVIREKVENVEQEGEKLINEFPDTKEHIDDKCEDMLSAWGSLQTEAARRKDHLQQAEQLQAYFDQFQDLLAWITEMVAKITAPDLPNDCNEAELLIERHKEYKVEISAKSNAFKQFYDSGNKFIEEGHLFASEIQDKIKVLRQRLEFLNNTWEKRNLLYNQNLDVLLFKREADILDNWLAVREGTLKEGITGDSIHHVEDLIRKHGDFEEAVKAQEDKFEALKRKTLIEDAFLLQREQEALAKKAEKERQEQERLEHLKRLEIQKINEKRRQERPQPPEIVEELVNGTKHEEEGRPVATVRKTNSVVQTFERDRGGLRRGSDSAIQRSASMKVGTNVTGSKPKRTPTFTTRRRPSFKSKPTEAPPADAQSFLDRKQLTTANGKRATNRTWKNSYTVLCGQLLCFFKNRDDFAASKASGPPVNVHNAMCSIADDYQKKKHTFRLELTDGSEFLFACSSDSEMDNWIQKISFRARLPPSQQLLHLEIPKDQNDYEMSSQSSRTSSPDVADQVVLRHDPQSTNGSLSSLASSRHTMGESPPPLPMSEPPNNYAGHRQYTLENSGSIYDGSGMSSKQDWQPNVQRPQTMQPNDAPKSRLFERIFKKKRNTSQM
- the kst gene encoding spectrin alpha chain, non-erythrocytic 1 isoform X1: MKSDKFWYDRRVGFVHYEPRGQTFVQHRTNMTQRDEVQKFEQGRIRVLQEERLYIQKKTFTKWMNSFLQKVRMEVDDLFVDLADGKKLLKLLEIISGEKLAKPNNGKMRVHKIENVNKSLAFLHTKVRLESIGAEDIVDGNPRLILGLIWTIILRFQIQEIEIDVDEENESSEKKSAKDALLLWAQRKTQGYKGVDIRDFSTSWRTGLGFNALIHAHRPDLFTYDDLVHNRNIDNLNHAFDVANNELGIPRLLDAEDIDNSRPDEKSIMTYVASYYHTFARMKNEEKSGRRIAKIIKQMVDADKMKVNYDELTTDLLNWIKIKIVELEDRNFPNSLEGIQTLFLAFARYRTKEKPPKYIERSEIEALFFNINTQLKELRQPAFIPPDGKLVQDIERAWETLERAEHNREVALRNELLRQERLEQLYCKFERKSVLREGYVKEMIQVLSDPRYGSNRDQVDATVKKHEAISADILARQERVNDLTQMCNELVREKYRNSDRVVKREAEILNQWKQLLDLLEKHKLKLNRMVNIKSLEMEIDTTLNSMQQLKADLSTTDTGIHLMAVEELLHKHALQELQVSSLGETERRLNRLAESTLAQNPQEEKLKKKIQELSATYKDLQDASDKRKGLLEEARNFYQFLQDQEDEEAWLIEKQRICQAGITAKDLRGVLSLQQKHKVLMDEIKARRNKFDQLGATGRQLIAEKHPRSNEIQQHMDRNKQAWSDLEKLVNDRTKQLQDAAETYQFYADANEADSWLNEKTSILNSSDYGSDEPSAQALLQRHKDLEGELNAYKGDILSLNTQADRLIASGISNLDLTAEVEVAEPVEEIVYENRMIPTEVWVEEPVEKVEYKMVVEEKKVPQVKALYPFNDHGLNMVKGEVMYLLNKSNPDWWCVRKADGTDGFAPAKYVTEIEPRLLQMQYRKPETVKVMQKVKKTKMVNQKVPVKVFRQRKPVKRKVDDNDSVPKRQKKINDTYQHLLDVAAKRHALLEDAVKLFRFYKECDDFEKWIKDKEKLLAVDDPNDSIEQAKRKYEKFVTDLSANNKRMDELNDDVKEFEKQKHSQIDKIKSRHRQVQGAWQRLNLLKARKEKSLEGASSVELFQKTCDEARDWMLEKMTQLDTHVSAHDLKTVQALQRRHDNLERELAPVEEKVTKVMHLANSVKSAYPNERQNVARRQDEIEGLWRQVKDKASERRARLENAVGEQIFTNSCKDLLRWVADVKDQLNADNMVRDVQTAEALLKNHKDLGEEIKAKNDEFYELTDLGKKLLKSNPELPEVAERIERLTAEQAAIGRGWKEKQRWLDQCHQLQLFNREADNIDAATSAHQAFLEFSDLGNSLDEVEALQKQHKAFANTLFAQDDRVNLFSKKADALIADDHYESKGIDDKRNEVLQRRQAVKDLCQQRTNVLDASKNYQEFCAEVHDLRSWLNEKLKTASDESYRDLTNLERKLQKHEAFERELRANEGQLRTVNKLGQALIAQDSYRKDDVAKTLKELNDEWQQLVGLSLEKGRRLRQAVVQHDYNTSIDDIQTKLDEINENLCSTNVGTDLRSCRDLLKRQDVLETELGQCAARVDELVNKSNDMMHDGHFDADAIRQKALDGQKRLKQLEEPARKRRDVLEEALKFYNFHFELDAELQWIKEHLPLASSATLGQNLHQAQNLFKKHKKLEAEIVGHQPAIDKTLQAGQTLVDLKHPESAKIKDLCGVLQDAWDELNEKASERAQKLELSLKAQQFFFEANEVESWLNEKADILASTDYGRDRDSATKLLTKHKALELELDTYNNIIVEMGRGAQNLIQNKHPDSKLIAERQSSLEHLVRSLQRKAVLRQHHLMESLFRHEYFLESEELDRWIAENLQQASSEDYGQDYEHLLILQAKFDDLKHRIEAGAERFRQCEDLAQKLIANESSYISDIQKKQLQLETLTQSDAVEEVRQRHDVVRQSWQKLHDQMQNREQRLLAAGEIHRFHRDVADAMQRIQEKSAALGTDLGRDLNSALTLLRKHEAFENELVALEAQLQVLVEDGSKLQKIYPSNQSSIQLQQEVVIDAWDYLKERAELRHDQLQASVDLQKFLTQVRNLTNWATALRLDMQAEENVRSIARAQFLRNEHEGLKNEIEAREADFKDVAENLTAMEQTGHYAANEAGERYKNLLQERERLHADWQIKKIHLDQLCDLHMLLREAKLIEDATNAQEATLSNLDFGETVDEVANQVKKHEEFEKLIVHQDEKFDTLVKTGQKLIGQQHFDSKNIAKRLQEVGARRQQVHQLSDRKKQLLADALLYAEFNRDVGEAQIWIAEKQKKLEKQVKTGEVTNLDDKIKELQKHQAFQAEIAANEGKIKEVKSKGETLLAKKHKASKDIEVQLRNLDDAWRQLLREVDSRGKGLEEAQDILEFNNQLDKIESWIRDKEVMIQAGDVGKDYEHCQALQRKLDDVDSDMRIDDTRIKTINSLANKLAKQGHPGVQQRRDNFIKKWQDLQGALAKYRNKLAAASEVHLFDRDVADTAERINEKLLAMETDDVGRSLPAVELLSRKQEALESEMTAVENKLQDHGKDAVLLSDKYPHAVQHLQGKMEELQNEWEKLIAARERRRNNLKGSHARQKFLSDVKDLEQWVSDTTKRMEAHQPPSSVNEAETLLGLHDELKAEINGRNEVFAKLINFGRSFSESDDSDIIDGVNKLKELQSYIQQAWEQHKDALTYEYDLQDFKEQANQLNNWLADKEAFLNNDDVGDTPRAVEALIRKHEVFETMLTQPLSRIDELSRKKVGGKTPTDPTYANSEVATKLNEIMARKNRLLGKAAERKKILHESKALQKFLKNEYDVEVWLNHKLQIATDENYREPYNLQNKIQKHVTFEAEVFANHERVTNVIEEGRDLIENKHYASKDIADRIEELENRWKELIEQSHLKRDRLNEAYQALLFNRSLDEFEAWLLEVEAQLTSTDVGKDLATVNNLLKKHTILENDIQQHTDNCETINDAADQFVKNNHFMSEEIQQRAQDAITRFHQLKEPVQQKRDLLEGSMMLQQFTRDVEDELQWLADREPLAASRDLGASLTAVQSLHKKHQALEAELSSREPIIGSLVGRANSLARSGHVSAPLISQKAKELQQKFASIRDLASIRRLRLQDALEVQTYYEEATEAEAWMRDKRPSLVTREVGKDEDSAESLKRKLEATELEIKAFEVTIKKLKQSADELIERQHYDAVNIEKRKNQLDEQFNELRKLVSEREVRLDEALRYFTFVRECLDVQEWMKDQILKTDSEEYGNDVEHVELLIQAFDTFHASLMNSEPRIQSCIQNGNILIEAKSSHSPEVQQKVADIRDQWDDLLELANARKDALAGAKRVHVFDRTAEEIISWIQEKKADLSYDTFGQDLESIQDLLRKHQALENEMKVIREKVENVEQEGEKLINEFPDTKEHIDDKCEDMLSAWGSLQTEAARRKDHLQQAEQLQAYFDQFQDLLAWITEMVAKITAPDLPNDCNEAELLIERHKEYKVEISAKSNAFKQFYDSGNKFIEEGHLFASEIQDKIKVLRQRLEFLNNTWEKRNLLYNQNLDVLLFKREADILDNWLAVREGTLKEGITGDSIHHVEDLIRKHGDFEEAVKAQEDKFEALKRKTLIEDAFLLQREQEALAKKAEKERQEQERLEHLKRLEIQKINEKRRQERPQPPEIVEELVNGTKHEEEGRPVATVRKTNSVVQTFERDRGGLRRGSDSAIQRSASMKVGTNVTGSKPKRTPTFTTRRRPSFKSKPTEAPPADAQSFLDRKQLTTANGKRATNRTWKNSYTVLCGQLLCFFKNRDDFAASKASGPPVNVHNAMCSIADDYQKKKHTFRLELTDGSEFLFACSSDSEMDNWIQKISFRARLPPSQQLLHLEIPKDQNDYEMSSQSSRTSSPDVADQVVLRHDPQSTNGSLSSLASSRHTMGESPPPLPMSEPPNNYAGHRQYTLENSGSIYDGSGMSSKQDWQPNVQRPQTMQPNDAPKSRLFERIFKKKRNTSQM